The Metarhizium brunneum chromosome 5, complete sequence sequence AATAGACtgccgtacggagtagtactattACGTGGTGcgccatactccgtatacatATTACGGCACAATACAAGATGGAACGCCAAGCACGGTTCGGGCGCAGAGCGGCGGAAGAGGCAAAGGCCTCCAGGAAAGGAGGTTGAATCGGGCAGGTTAAAGCGGGTTTGTGCAGTGCTTGCATTCAAATGCGCCATGGTGTCGAGTCGGGTTCAAGTCCAGGTTTTGTTTGCTCACTCTCATCTACGTACGTATGTACGCTCTGGGTGCAGATGTCCTTTGAAGGAGGAGAGTTGAAGTCTGTTTTCTGCCAATCTGGGGCACAGCTGGTCGAGTTGGTGGATTGTGCTGCTGCACCAGGACGTTTGTGCTGCACCAATCCAGTCTGGGTGCGTTTCGATTGGTCCCAGAGTCTTTACTTTTGAGGTCTTCCGCATGGCCTTGGTCGGGTGAAGTGAGCAGTCAGCCTGGTGTCCTTGGGCCATTCTGCACCCAGGTCACTTGCTCGTGTACACAGCGAGTGCTACTtacccaggtactccgtacctaggcCGTTGatagtatgtatgtacgtgcTTGCGTCCCGAACTCGACAAGGAGCTTGAGCACCTCAATGTCGAGCTGTTCGTGcttgtcttgactcttgaccaCTTGACCGTCCCCTTGTCATTCGCCCGCTGGCCCACTGGCTCCTCTCGGCCGCACCTGCCACACGATGACGGGCCCCTCCTTCCTAGGAAGCCTGCACTCTTGTGCTCCTGTAATACTCGTGTACTCCCTCCCGTACTCGTGCGCTCCTGCACTCGTCCTGCACCCCCCGAGCGCTTGGCTCAACTTCTCTGCTCCCCAAAAGGGCTTCTCAAGGGCTCCTCCGTCCTCAAGTGCTCACCGTGTCTGAAGCTTGTTCCTCATCACCCAACGTCAAGTCAAAAAGAGCCCGCGCTGCgactttttggccttttgcgcctccatctcccaacctcgtcctcatcccgACTCACCTCGCCTCGACTCGCCTCGACTCGCCTCGACTTGCCTTGACTCGACTCGACCCGACCATCTCTCGCCTCTCATCTTTTCTTCACGAGCTGTTTGCTGCGAAAGCGCTGCACCAcaaccatggccgtcgtcgcaaCCATCAAGTATGTCGGTCGCCATCCTTATCCTGCTGCCTCAATGCTGCATCCATGCCGCCGCATTCTTCACTTTTTACGCCCTCCACAGCGTCGTTGCCTGTTACCTCTTATCTGTTGCCCGATGCCTGTTTCTCTCTACTAGAACGCCCGCGCAATCTCCATCGCCGCATCCTCAACGTCCCCTGCTATTTATTGCACCCTTTGCATCACTGAAATAGTACCTCACTACGCTTGCTTCCTTCGTCCCCGACGCTGAGGGTGCTGATCTCCTCGAGGCCGAAGCAAGTGGCCTGTGCCGTGCTAATACTAGTTTCCTTTCTGTCCACATGCGGCCGTGCTCCACCATGCATCATGCATCAGACTCTGGCTAACCGCTCGTGCAATTGTTTTTTAGATGCGTTGTCGTCGGCGACGGTGCTGTTGGCAAGACGTGCCTTCTCATCAGCTACACCACCAACAAATTCCCCTCCGAATATGTTCCGACGGTCTTTGATAACTATGCCGTTACGGTAATGTGAGTGGAGTagctgtttttttttttcgccttcgccttcgccatggccttcaAATCCACTCGTCATCCCCGGGAAACGCGTCGAGCCAGATGCACATCTCCGTGCCCTATGTTGCTGAGGCTTGGGCGCGAGAACCAGCATAGATCGGCATTTGCATGTGTTTCGTGGGTGCCGTGGCCAGCTTCCGCGACAAGGCAAAGGACACAAGCATGATGCCCACAAATTCTAACTTGATCGCGCCATAGGATCGGCGACGAACCCTATACCCTCGGCCTATTCGATACAGCCGGTCAAGAGGATTACGACAGACTACGACCTCTCTCATACCCTCAGACGGACGTCTTTCTCGTCTGCTTTAGCGTTACGTCGCCTGCTTCATTTGAAAACGTCCGCGAAAAATGGTTTCCCGAGGTTCATCACCACTGTCCTGGTGTTCCTTGCCTCATTGTTGGCACTCAGGTCGACTTAAGAGACGATCCCAGCGTTAAAGAGAAGCTCATGAAGCAGAAGATGACGCCTGTTAGGAGAGAAGATGGTGAGCGCATGGCTAAGGAGCTGCACGCTGTCAAGTATGTCGAATGCAGTGCGCTTACGCAATTCAAGCTGAAGGATGTGTTTGATGAGGTAGGTTGACCACGGAGGGGGCACATGGCATGAAACCACGCCTTATCTATTCTATCCCTGCGTCTCTAAATGAGATAGGTTGCTG is a genomic window containing:
- the cdc42 gene encoding Cell division control protein 42, whose translation is MAVVATIKCVVVGDGAVGKTCLLISYTTNKFPSEYVPTVFDNYAVTVMIGDEPYTLGLFDTAGQEDYDRLRPLSYPQTDVFLVCFSVTSPASFENVREKWFPEVHHHCPGVPCLIVGTQVDLRDDPSVKEKLMKQKMTPVRREDGERMAKELHAVKYVECSALTQFKLKDVFDEAIVAALEPPMPKKKSHKCLIL